AGACTTTTTGAGTATCTCGAGATATTCTACAACCGGGTTCGTCGCCACTCCGCACTCGGTTACAAATCACCTGTGGCTTTTGAAAATGAACTATCAACTGTGGCTTAACTCCTTGTCCACTTTTCGGGGTGAACTCCAGACCTATATCCCAGTCGTGATCGAAGTCCCATGTTTCGTCATTGTCCCACTCGCCGTGTTTCCAGAAATCACTCTTCTTGTACCACTCTTTGTCCCTCATGATGTCATCGCAGTCGTGCTTGTGGGATTTGTCGTCAATGAGCCAACCAAGTTTGAGGGATTGTTGTTTGTATGATGTGAGAGTGTCGATCCATGCCGATGCAGAGAAGTGGAGTGGCGGTGCAGTTGGGCCAATTGTAAAACCCTTAACCGAATTATTCGAGATGTCATCAGCAAAATCAGACAGGTGTGCCAATAACTGATCAGGTTCGTATGTAGGAACTCTGTGAGGAGCTTGTGCATAGAAACGAGATATTGCTGGAAGGCACCTACTCACCATCCCAAATCCTCTCAAGCTTTTGCCTGGGGCCAGAATGTTTGCCAAACCAATTTGAACTACAAATCGAGCCAGAGCGGAATTCTTGATTGCAAGACATGCCCACCCTTTTGGTGCGTATTCTCGAAGGCTATCCAAACAAGCAGCGATCATGATGTCGTTGACGCTTTGTGCACTTGATGGCATATTGCTAGCCACATAATCGTATTCAAATCCGTCGGAAGCCGCCACCGCTCTCGCTGATACAGCCAAGCTGAAGTTGTTTGCACGACTAAAGGTGTTATTAGCTAAGACTGGAGGGTTTGTAATAGTCTCGAAAGTTGTCCCGTTCCACGAATATTCGACTGCTGCCGTGTCCAGCTGACAAATGATAACGTACTTTCCATCGCCATTGATGTCCTTAATTAAGAAACTGCCTCTGTTCCCAACTATTCGGGAACCTTGTCTATGATAAGGATTAACCGGGACTCCTTTGTTCCCGTCCCAACTGAATATCCACATGTGTTCTCTGTCGCCGCTGAGTCCTGCCAACCAAGTTGCTATTATGTCCACTGTACCGTTACTGGTCAGGTCCATTGTAGCAAAAATTCTTCCCAATGCTCCTTCAATAATTGGTCCCGATTTCCAGAGGATCTGACCGTCTTTAAAGACGCCGACTTCGTCTCGATAGCCAATAGCCTGAGGAACTTCTGCAATGAATATGAACGAACCTTTTAAAGTGCTATACGGGTCTTGAAGTTGGCCAAAATAAGTGCCGGTATCCGCTGTCATGCTATCGACGTCGACTACATCGCCTACAACCACTTTACTTGAGTCTGGGCGCCCGGAGTTAAGTAAACTTGTTATCTGTCCCGTTGCTTGATCTACTCGTTGCTGTTCAGTGATTTGAGCATGAGTTTGTGTTGCTAGCGCTAATAAAACACTCACTACCATTAAGAATATTTTTCTTATCATAAAGACCTCCACCACATTACGGATTTAATGTATTTGCCGAAGGTAAGTACTTTTGAGATTTCACATCCACGATACTAATTCCGTAGGCACTTTTGGCTTCGTCACCACGATAATAACTAAATGCCCATCTAAATGTTTCATCAAAACCCGCCGACCAGTCGTTTTCACTGTCTGCGTTGTCTTCAAGCACAGATTCAAGCTGCGAAAGCAAATACGATACGGAATAAGTTGGCGCAATTTGTGATTCATTTAACCTCTCGGGGGAATAATTATCGTTACGCGGATAGCCCTGATCGCGAGTGGCTGTTGAATACAAAACCTGGAACAGTCCGTACGAGGATGCTAACCTCGTTTGCGCAACTTTATTCATATTTCCGTTCGCATAAGTTTCCTTCAACCAGCCGTTGGCTCCTGCAAAGGCTTGCTCAGATGAAGCTCCCAAAACAATTGCTCCGTAGAATATGTTCTGCCATTCTTCCGCCGGGTGAGAGTACCAGAGGACGGTTCCATGACTGTTCGCGATAGGATAAAGATTGTCCTGTGACGACACGCTAGGGTTGATGCTTTGCGAGTGAGCATACAAGTACTCCCAGACTGTACCCTGATATCCTAAGTAGCCCAATGGATGTACATTGACGTGGTCGGAAGGAATAGGAACTCTCCCAATATCGGCGAGTGATTTCACCCTGAATCCATCATAGATACGTTGAGAAAACTCCTTTTGCCCGTTCGCATCCACGAACGGTTCATATCGGTATGCCGGGTAGAAAGAACTTTCCTGGTCAATTTGTGCTTTCAAGAACTGCGGTGGAATTCCATAACGACCTGCGGATTCTAGAACCAGTTCATCGATGTTTTGGTCGTTACCAAACACGTCTCTATTCGCCTGAATAGGTGAAGGTCCCAATCTCCCCGGCTTCTTCACCTCAATATCTATGCTTCCCGATCTTCCACCTGCGCTCGCACTCAACTTTACCTTGTAAGTCTTTCCATCTTCCCAATATCTTCCGACAAGCCGAATCGAGCCCGGTTCTGTCTCCTTCAAGTCATTTCCATCGGCGTCTTTGTATTCCCAATAGACTCCGAGCTTGTCGCCTTCGATTATCTGCGGGTCGTCAAAAACCACATTCGGGTCCCCATTCTCGGGTGTCGTCGACTCTTTGATGGTGAGCTTATCAGGATGCCCTTCATCATCATCGGCATAGTAGTATTTAGTTTCTCCAAGAAGTATCGTATGCTCCTGGCCCCTTATCCATATCTCACCCATGGACTGGCTGTAGAAGCATTGCGGAGCTTCTCCGCTAATTAAGATCCCAATCCTCTCCGTCTGCTCCGGCGGAGCACCGTTTGCGATGTACCTAATACCACTGTCCCTGACAACGTAATATGGGACGTTCTCCATTTCACCGAGACTCCCATCAGGCCTTATGAAGGTCCCGAATAAAGTCGCACCCCTGATCGTCATCGGGGCATCTTGCGGAAAACCGATTTCATTCCCACATGCATCTTCTGCCTTCACGAAGACTTTCGACGTGTCGCCGTGCGATATCGTATCACGCTCCAATATTACCTCGAAGTGATCAAATCTCTCCAACCTGTGTAAACTGAACTTGATCCAAAGGTGTGGCATCCAACACGTCATCGTAATGACAAGTGTGCCCACAGAATCATTTTGGAGACCCAGGGCGAATGGACATCCCGGATCGAAATAGCCGTCGCAAGCACCTCCGGTGTGACCGGCAGCAGGACTATAAGGGAGTGCGAACTCGAGAGTCGTCCCTGGATCAATTACGGGAGAGACCCAGCTCCTTCCAAAATTGTTCAACGCATCTTGAATCAGAACCTCGCTCCACGGCTTCACGAGCACAAAATCGGCTTTGTATATATCGCCGTCACTCCCGGTCAAATTGGTTACAGTGAGGGCAGATTTTTCAAGGATGAACATAGAAAAATGGAGACCGTCCTGACTGGCCGCAGCCCGCCGCGGCATTATCGAAACAGTGTCCCTGATGTGCACCTGTCCGTATAAGGCCGCACTCACTCCCGTCACGACAATTACCACAATGCCCGCACATATTCTCCTC
This genomic stretch from Candidatus Kryptoniota bacterium harbors:
- a CDS encoding IS3 family transposase encodes the protein RLFEYLEIFYNRVRRHSALGYKSPVAFENELSTVA